DNA sequence from the Desulfobacterales bacterium genome:
CGCGCAAGGGCGACCTCGCCTTTGATGCTTAAGATGTCCTGCGGTACGGCGGAGCCGCCAATGAGTGGTTCACCGGCGCGGATGTAATCACCTTCATACACATTAATATGTTTGCCCCTTGGGATCAGGTATTCCTTCTTATCACCCACATCGACCGGTGAAATGGTCACTCTTTGTTTGCCCTTTTTGGTGCTTTTGGCAATCGACACATAGCCATCAATCTCACTTAGAACCGCAACTTCTTTGGGCTTACGAACTTCAAAAAGCTCGGCCACTCGAGGCAAACCGCCGGTAATATCTTTGGTTTTGGTGGTGGCCCTGGGCAGTTTGGCAACTACATCGCCGGCTTTAACCGGATCGGTCTCCTCAACGAGCAAAATGGCATTGACAGGCAGAATATAGCGAGCCATGGCCGATGATCCAGGCAGTTTGGCGGTTTTGCTGTCTTTATCCTTAATGGATATGCGCGGCCGCTCATCGCCGCTCCTGGACTCGATAATGGTTTTACTGGATTTTCCGGTGATCGGGTCAACCTTTTCCTGCATGGTTTGTCCTGCGAGAATATCACCAAACTTTACGGTGCCGTTAACCTCGGCAATAATCGGAGTGGTAAACGGATCCCAGGTCGCCAGCAGGTCACCGGCTTTTACTTTGCCGCGATCTTTGACCTTGATGTGCGCCCCGTAGATAACCGGAAAGGTTTCCAGTTCACGTCCGGTTTTGCTGATAATGGTAAACTTACCACCGCGTCGGTTCATGACCACCAACTGACCTTCAGAATTGTTAGCGACATTCAGATCAACATATTTAATGGTTCCGTCCGTGCGCGCTCGAATATCGGCCTGCTCCACCCGCCGACTGGCGGTACCACCGATGTGAAATGTGCGCATGGTCAACTGGGTGCCGGGCTCCCCGATGGACTGAGCGGCCAGGATCCCAACAGCCTGCCCGATTTCTACGGGCCGTCCATGCGCCAGATCGCGGCCGTAACATTTGCTGCACACACCTCTTTGGGCCTTGCAGGTTAAAACAGAGCGAATCTTGATATTGGTGATGCCGGTTTCTTCTATGGCTTTGACCGCAGCTTCATCAATATCATCTCCATTTTTGGCGACAACTTCATCGGTATACGGATCATGAATATCTTCCAGCAGTGTTCGCCCTAAAATTCGTTCACCCAGCCGTTGAATGATCTCACCACCTTCCATCAACGGTTCCACTTCAACGCCTAAGGTGGTGCCGCAATCACGCTCGTTGACCACACAATCCTGAGCAACATCAGCAAGGCGGCGTGTCAGATAACCGGAATTGGCTGTTTTAAGGGCCGTATCTGCCAGACCTTTGCGTGCACCGTGCGTAGAGATGAAGTATTGAAGCACAGACAGGCCCTCGCGGAAATTGGCGCTGATGGGTGTTTCAATAATTTCACCCGAAGGTTTGGCCATCAATCCGCGCATTCCGGCAAGCTGTCGCATCTGATCCTTGCTGCCACGTGCGCCCGAATCCGCCATCATAAAGATAGGATTGAAGCTTTCAGCATAAACCGGCTTTGGGGCCTTTTTCGCGGCCGGTTTGCCGCCTTGGTCAACGGCACGCTCCAATTTCATTGCCTCCATCATTTCATTGGCGACATCATCGGTTGCTTTGGCCCAAATATCGACGACTTTGTTGTATTTTTCTCCCTGGGTAATAAGACCCTCGGTGTACTGACGTCCAATCTCAGCGACCTGCCCTTCCGCTTTTTTCAAAATATCCCATTTGGCTGAGGGAATGATCATGTCGTCAATTGCGATCGATAGGCCGCCCTGGGTAGAGTATTTATAACCGACATCCTTGAGTCGATCGGAAAGAATGACAGTGGCTTTGGCGCCCAGATTCCGATAGACATAATCCACCAACTGACGCAGCATCTTTTTATCCATCACATCATTGACAATATCAAATGGGATGGCGGGCTCTTTGGAGATAATCTCAAAAATATGATAGGCATTATCGGCAAATATGATGTCACTGGTATTGCCAGCTTTTAAGGAGAACAAAGCTTCGATATCGGCTTCGCGACAGGCAAATACGCTGCGAAATTCATTAAAGCTCAGTTTCCCGATCAGCCCTTTATCTTGTTTATCCGGACTTTGTGAATATTTTTTGACCAGATTGGCGAACTTTCGGCCGGCATTGATGTGTGTGATAACCTCAGCGGCAGTCTCTTCAGTGTCGACCTGGATATGGCCTAACTCCAGGATATCCACCTGGGGAATAATTTCCCACAAAAGAACCCGCCCAACAGTTGTCTCATAGCGCTGACCATGCATACGCACTGTGATTTTGGCGTGCAAATCAACTTCTTTGGCATCAAAGGCCGTTTGAACCTCATCCACATTCGCAAAGATCTTGCCTTCACCTTTGCGTTTGTCTACGCCCCGGGTCATGTAGTATGTGCCCAAAACAATATCCTGACTCGGCACGATAATGGGGCTTCCATTGGCCGGTGAAAGAATATTATTGCTGGAAAGCATTAACACGCGGGCCTCGATCTGAGATTCGACTGATAGCGGCACATGGACCGCCATCTGATCACCGTCAAAGTCTGCGTTGAAGGCTGTACAGACAAGCGGATGCAGCTGAATGGCTTTACCCTCGATCAAAATGGGCTCAAAAGCCTGAATACCCAACCGGTGCAGTGTGGGTGCACGATTCAGCAGAACCGGATATTCTTTGACCACCTCATCGAGTGTGTCCCAGACTTCCGGAATTTCACGTTCCACCATTTTCTTGGCGCTTTTAACCGTAGAGACAAGCCCTTTTTGCTCTAATCGAAAATAGACAAACGGCTTAAACAGCTCGAGGGCCATCTTTTTCGGTAAACCACACTGGTGCAAACGCAAATCCGGACCCACGGTAATAACGGTACGCCCGGAATAATCCACGCGTTTACCCAGCAAGTTTTGTCGAAATCGGCCCTGCTTTCCTTTTAGGGTGTCGCTTAAAGACTTTAAAGGCCGTTTATTGGTGCCGGTGATCACGCGGCCATGGCGTCCGTTATCAAACAGGACATCGACGGATTCTTGCAGCATGCGTTTTTCATTGCGCACGATAATTTCAGGAGCTTTAAGATCAATCAGGCGTTTTAAGCGATTGTTGCGATTAATCACGCGTCGATACAGATCATTGAGGTCGGAGGTTGCAAAGCGGCCGCCCTCTAACGGGACCAGAGGTCTTAAATCAGGTGGTAGGACTGGAATCACATCCATAATCATCCAGATCGGATCAACGCCTGATTTGCGAAAGGCATCTACAATTTTCAGTCGCTTGGACAGTTTCTGCCGCTTGGCAACGGAACCCGTGGCTTTGATATCTGCCTTAAGCTCAGTATAAAGCTCCTCCAGATTAATGTTTTGCAACAAGGTTTGAACCGCCTCAGCACCGATACCAGCTTCAAACTTCGGGCCATATTCTTCCAGCGCCTCCATATATTTTTCATCCGAAAGCAATTGGCCTTTGGTCAACGCTGTGTTCTTGGGATCCAGCACGATATAACTGTCAAAATAAAGAACTTTTTCCATGTTCTTTAAGGTTAAATCCAGCAGGTTGCCAATCTTGCTTGGCAGGCTTTTTAAAAACCAGATATGCGAGACCGGTGTCGCCAGCTCAATATGTGCCATTCGCTCACGTCGCACTTTGGACTGGATAACCTCTACGCCGCACTTTTCGCAAATAACACCTCGATGCTTCATGCGTTTATATTTACCGCAATTGCACTCATAATCTTTGGTTGGGCCGAAAATTTTGGCACAAAAGAGCCCATCGCGCTCAGGTTTAAATGTGCGGTAGTTAATCGTTTCCGGCTTTTTAATCTCACCATGCGACCATTTGCGAATTTGCTCCGGCGAAGCCAGCGCAATTCGAATACCGAAATATTTTCTTGGATCAGTCGGTTTGGCAAAAAAATCGTAAAGAGTTTCCATTGCGTATTCCTATAGGTTTGGGTTGAGTTTAAAATCTACCCCGCCAAGATTTCTAAAAAACTATTATGACCTTTTGGCTTCCAACTCGCTTTCTTCCAGGAGCGCTATATCCAACCCAAGGGCTTGCAATTCCTTGGTCATGACCCGGAAAGATTCAGGAATCCCAGGCTCGAGAACATTTTGACCTTTGACGATTTTTTCGTACATCCGCGTCCGGCCAGCCATGTCATCGGATTTCACGGTTAAAAATTCCTGTAGCGCATATGCGGCGCCATAGGCTTCCATAGCCCAGACTTCCATTTCTCCGAGGCGCTGCCCGCCAAACTGGGCTTTGCCGCCTAACGGTTGTTGCGTCACCAGCGAATAGGGGCCGATCGAGCGCGCATGAATTTTGTCGTCAACAAGATGATGCAGCTTCATCACGTACATCGTCCCCACAGTGACCTTGTCATCAAAAGGCTCGCCACTGCGGCCATCGTAGAGGATGGCCTGGCCACTTTCATCCAGTCCGGCTTCCTTTAGCAACGCTTTGATTTCATCTTCTTTAGCACCGTCAAAAACCGGAGTCGCCATATGAACCCCTTCTTTATAGAAGCGCGCGAAATCGAACAGCTGCTTTTCATTCAAACTGTCGATTGCTTTGCGCTGTAACGGTACGGCAAAAATCTTCTTCATTTTATCGCGTAATGCTTTGACTTTTTGATCATGCACCAACGCATTGAGTTGATCGCCAAGCCCCTTGGCGGCCAGGCCCAAATGAATTTCCAAAATCTGGCCGACATTCATACGCGATGGGACTCCCAACGGATTAAGCACCATGTCGACTGGAGCGCCGTCTTCAAAATAAGGCAGATCCTCAATCGGCAAAATACGGGATACAACGCCTTTGTTGCCGTGACGACCGGCCATTTTGTCGCCCACCGACAGTTTGCGTTTCATGGCGACATAAACTTTAACCATTTTGATGACACCCGGTGGAAGATCATCTCCTTTTTCGTAGCGACTAACCTGCTGTTCGAAGGCCAGCCGGCAGAGTTCGCGTTGATCACGGTAGCGTTCCAGGATCTCATGTACTTGCTGGCTGACTTTGAGATCTTTGAGGACAAGTCCTTCCAGCTGGGCCAGCGGAATCTGGACCAAAATATCGGCTGATAGTTTGGCGCCATTCTCAACGTAAACCTTGCGGCCTTTCTTCAAAGCAGCCATAGCCTTTTTGCCGATTAGCAAGTCGGCCAACTGGGTGCGAACGACCTCTTCAATCACCGCCAGTTCATCGTCACGGTCCTTTTCCAGTGATGCAATTTCTTCGTCTTCGATCAGGCGTGTTCGGTCGTCCTTATCAATGCCGCGTCTGGAGAAAACTTTGGCATCGATTACGATACCCTGGACCCCCGGCGGCACTCGCAGAGAAGTATCTTTGACATCCCCGGCCTTTTCTCCGAAGATAGCCCGCAGCAGTTTTTCTTCTGGTGAAAGCTGGGTCTCACCTTTGGGAGTGATTTTCCCAACCAGTATATCCCCTTGCTGAACTTCAGCGCCTAGATGAATAATTCCGCTGTCATCCAGATTTTTTAAAGCTTCTTCACCGACATTGGGAATATCTCGCGTGATTTCTTCTTTGCCCAACTTTGTGTCTCGGGCGACGACTTCAAATTCTTCAATATGAACAGAGGTGTAGACGCCATCGCGCACCAATCTTTCACTCACCAAAATCGAATCTTCAAAGTTGTATCCGCCCCAGGGCATAAAGGCCACGGTAACATTCTTGCCCAAGGCCAGCTCACCTTGATCGGTTGCAGGGCCATCAGCTATGATCTGCCCAGCTTCAACCCATTCGCCTTTGCGCACAATCGGACGATGGTTAAAACAGGTATTTTGATTGGATCGTATGAATTTGGAAAGGTTATAAATCGTGACATCTTTTCCTGAAGGTTTCCCCGCCGGATGATGCTTTAGGACGATCCGGGAAGCATCAACATGAGCCACTTCAGCATCGCGTTTGGCCACCACAGCAACTCCGGAATCCCGGGCTACCACCCCTTCGATTCCGGTTCCGACCAGCGGTGCAGAGTTAATCAGCAGCGGCACTGCCTGACGTTGCATGTTGGAACCCATCAGTGCCCTGTTGGCGTCATCGTTTTCCAAAAAAGGAATCAATGAGGCCGAAACACTCACCAGCTGATTGGGTGAAATGTCCATTAAGTCAATTTTTTGCTTTTCGACCATCATAAATTCGCCGGCAACACGACTGGTAACCAGGGGGTTTACGTAAGCACCCCTATTATCAATGGGTGCGTTGGCCTGAGCGATAGGATGATCTTTTTCCTCAAATGCATCCAAAAATTTGACTTCTTCGGAGACCTTGGCGGAGTTGACAACTCGGTAAGGCGTCTCGATGAAACCATAGGGGTTCACGCGCGCATAGGTGCTCAGGGATACAATCAAACCGATATTTGGCCCCTCCGGGGTTTCGATGGGGCAAATGCGGCCATAATGTGAAGGGTGGACATCGCGGACCTCAAAACCGGCTCGCTCACGGGTAAGGCCCCCGGGCCCTAGTGCGCTGAGTCGCCGCTTGTGGGTTGTCTCAGAAAGCGGATTGGTTTGATCCATAAACTGTGATAATTGGCTGGTGCCAAAAAATTCTTTTACCACCGCTGATACGGGCTTGGGATTTACCAGATCGTGCGGCATAAGCGCATCAACTTCTTGAAGGCTCATGCGTTCTTTGATAGCACGCTCCATTCGCACCAGGCCGATTCGATATTGATTTTCAAGCAATTCACCAACGGCGCGAACCCGACGGTTACCCAAATGGTCAATATCATCCACAACGCCCTGCGTATCCCGCAATTGGACCAATGCTTTAGCCGTCAGCAAAATATCTTCTTTGCGCAAAATATTTAAATTGATTTCACTTCCGATACCCAGACGCTGATTGATTTTTAGCCGCCCAACACCGGAAAGGTCGTAATAGGTAGACCTGAAAAACAAATTATCGATAAAATCCTGTGCCACCTCTGGTGTCGCCGGATTGCCGGGTCGCAACCGCCGATAGATTTCAATCAGTGCTTCTTCTTTGGTTTCAACCTTGTCCAGCAACAGCGTCTTGCGAATCGAGTCGCTATTGTTGGCCGAATCGACATACAACAAATCAAATTCGGTGATGCCATTTTCACTGAGCTTGGTCAATGTATCTTCTTCGACAATTTCAGTAACTTTTGCGAGCGGCTCTCCGCCATTCGGATCAACAATGGTTGCGGCAAAAGCACGATCGACAATCTCCTCCACGTTGATGGGAATCATCTTGGTCCGTAGAGATTTGAGGCGTTTAATCGCCTTAATGGTAAACACACGGCCTTTTTTAACTATGACGTCTCCGCTTTTGGCGTCACGCACATCCTTGCTCGCTCTTTTGCCTTTTAGAAATTCTTCGTTGAATTCTTTAAAATAACGTTTGCCTTTAACAAAGATCTTTTCAGTTTGATAGTAGTAGTTGAGAAGATCTTCGGTAGTG
Encoded proteins:
- the rpoC gene encoding DNA-directed RNA polymerase subunit beta' — encoded protein: METLYDFFAKPTDPRKYFGIRIALASPEQIRKWSHGEIKKPETINYRTFKPERDGLFCAKIFGPTKDYECNCGKYKRMKHRGVICEKCGVEVIQSKVRRERMAHIELATPVSHIWFLKSLPSKIGNLLDLTLKNMEKVLYFDSYIVLDPKNTALTKGQLLSDEKYMEALEEYGPKFEAGIGAEAVQTLLQNINLEELYTELKADIKATGSVAKRQKLSKRLKIVDAFRKSGVDPIWMIMDVIPVLPPDLRPLVPLEGGRFATSDLNDLYRRVINRNNRLKRLIDLKAPEIIVRNEKRMLQESVDVLFDNGRHGRVITGTNKRPLKSLSDTLKGKQGRFRQNLLGKRVDYSGRTVITVGPDLRLHQCGLPKKMALELFKPFVYFRLEQKGLVSTVKSAKKMVEREIPEVWDTLDEVVKEYPVLLNRAPTLHRLGIQAFEPILIEGKAIQLHPLVCTAFNADFDGDQMAVHVPLSVESQIEARVLMLSSNNILSPANGSPIIVPSQDIVLGTYYMTRGVDKRKGEGKIFANVDEVQTAFDAKEVDLHAKITVRMHGQRYETTVGRVLLWEIIPQVDILELGHIQVDTEETAAEVITHINAGRKFANLVKKYSQSPDKQDKGLIGKLSFNEFRSVFACREADIEALFSLKAGNTSDIIFADNAYHIFEIISKEPAIPFDIVNDVMDKKMLRQLVDYVYRNLGAKATVILSDRLKDVGYKYSTQGGLSIAIDDMIIPSAKWDILKKAEGQVAEIGRQYTEGLITQGEKYNKVVDIWAKATDDVANEMMEAMKLERAVDQGGKPAAKKAPKPVYAESFNPIFMMADSGARGSKDQMRQLAGMRGLMAKPSGEIIETPISANFREGLSVLQYFISTHGARKGLADTALKTANSGYLTRRLADVAQDCVVNERDCGTTLGVEVEPLMEGGEIIQRLGERILGRTLLEDIHDPYTDEVVAKNGDDIDEAAVKAIEETGITNIKIRSVLTCKAQRGVCSKCYGRDLAHGRPVEIGQAVGILAAQSIGEPGTQLTMRTFHIGGTASRRVEQADIRARTDGTIKYVDLNVANNSEGQLVVMNRRGGKFTIISKTGRELETFPVIYGAHIKVKDRGKVKAGDLLATWDPFTTPIIAEVNGTVKFGDILAGQTMQEKVDPITGKSSKTIIESRSGDERPRISIKDKDSKTAKLPGSSAMARYILPVNAILLVEETDPVKAGDVVAKLPRATTKTKDITGGLPRVAELFEVRKPKEVAVLSEIDGYVSIAKSTKKGKQRVTISPVDVGDKKEYLIPRGKHINVYEGDYIRAGEPLIGGSAVPQDILSIKGEVALARYLVDEVQEVYRLQGVRINDKHIEVIVRQMMRRVKILNVGDTDFVTEEQVDRIKFEQTNKAVIEKGGKPATAEPLILGITKASLSTDSFISAASFQETTKVLTDASVAGAVDDLRGLKENVIMGRLIPAGTGLKDYGDVSVEMSENP
- the rpoB gene encoding DNA-directed RNA polymerase subunit beta, which codes for MSKSSLAPKRIRKNFGKIKQIVGIPDLIGMQRESFQRLLQMDIPPEKREEIGLQTVFKSVFPIKDFTGSASLEFVSYRFGEVKHSIEECVHRGMTYEIPIRITVRLVVYEIDNDTGVSNIRDIKEQEIYFGTIPLMTEKGTFIINGTERVVVSQLHRSSGVFFDHDKGKSHSSGKIIYSSRIIPVRGSWIDMEVDPKDIVHIRIDRRRKFPVTLLFKAFGYTTEDLLNYYYQTEKIFVKGKRYFKEFNEEFLKGKRASKDVRDAKSGDVIVKKGRVFTIKAIKRLKSLRTKMIPINVEEIVDRAFAATIVDPNGGEPLAKVTEIVEEDTLTKLSENGITEFDLLYVDSANNSDSIRKTLLLDKVETKEEALIEIYRRLRPGNPATPEVAQDFIDNLFFRSTYYDLSGVGRLKINQRLGIGSEINLNILRKEDILLTAKALVQLRDTQGVVDDIDHLGNRRVRAVGELLENQYRIGLVRMERAIKERMSLQEVDALMPHDLVNPKPVSAVVKEFFGTSQLSQFMDQTNPLSETTHKRRLSALGPGGLTRERAGFEVRDVHPSHYGRICPIETPEGPNIGLIVSLSTYARVNPYGFIETPYRVVNSAKVSEEVKFLDAFEEKDHPIAQANAPIDNRGAYVNPLVTSRVAGEFMMVEKQKIDLMDISPNQLVSVSASLIPFLENDDANRALMGSNMQRQAVPLLINSAPLVGTGIEGVVARDSGVAVVAKRDAEVAHVDASRIVLKHHPAGKPSGKDVTIYNLSKFIRSNQNTCFNHRPIVRKGEWVEAGQIIADGPATDQGELALGKNVTVAFMPWGGYNFEDSILVSERLVRDGVYTSVHIEEFEVVARDTKLGKEEITRDIPNVGEEALKNLDDSGIIHLGAEVQQGDILVGKITPKGETQLSPEEKLLRAIFGEKAGDVKDTSLRVPPGVQGIVIDAKVFSRRGIDKDDRTRLIEDEEIASLEKDRDDELAVIEEVVRTQLADLLIGKKAMAALKKGRKVYVENGAKLSADILVQIPLAQLEGLVLKDLKVSQQVHEILERYRDQRELCRLAFEQQVSRYEKGDDLPPGVIKMVKVYVAMKRKLSVGDKMAGRHGNKGVVSRILPIEDLPYFEDGAPVDMVLNPLGVPSRMNVGQILEIHLGLAAKGLGDQLNALVHDQKVKALRDKMKKIFAVPLQRKAIDSLNEKQLFDFARFYKEGVHMATPVFDGAKEDEIKALLKEAGLDESGQAILYDGRSGEPFDDKVTVGTMYVMKLHHLVDDKIHARSIGPYSLVTQQPLGGKAQFGGQRLGEMEVWAMEAYGAAYALQEFLTVKSDDMAGRTRMYEKIVKGQNVLEPGIPESFRVMTKELQALGLDIALLEESELEAKRS